Sequence from the Methanomassiliicoccales archaeon genome:
GTTTCCCGGTTCGCACGGACGCGAAGAAGGAAAGGCCCTGCGGCCGTTCCAAATGACGTTTTTGCCGTGATCAGAACGGCCATCCGCACACTTTACGATCGGAGGAGGACAGTTAATCCTTCAGGTCCTTGGATTCTACCTCTCCACCATACATGAACTTCTTTTCCAAGAGCGGTGTTCTGCATGAAGGGCACACGAACGTGCTCCTCTTGGCCGCCATTATGAATATCGCCGAACCGAACTTGTCATTGGGCCTCAGCTCCGATGGTTCCTCGACAAGTTCAGATTCCTCCCCTTCCCAACCACACTTTGGACACTTCATATTCCCACCTTCGATCCTAGGGAATGTCGGTTTATAATTTTTTGTGGCCTTGCCACGGATTTCCTATCCGATAAAGTGAAATATCGGGCTAGCAGAACAAGAGTAAGGATATTGCATTCATGATCCCGGAAAGTATCAGATCATAGTATCGGAACGATGATCACTGCCGCGTGATGGACATAGTCGATAGCACCCCTCATTATGAACTCCACCGCCATGGCAGCCAGAAGCAGGCCGATTATCTTTGAGAATATTTCGATCGCCTGGTTGCCGATTATCTTGATGATCGATGCGGCGTTCCTCAGGAGAACCCAGGTAATGATCAGGGAGAAGACACCCGCGATCAGAGTGGTCAACAGATCAAATCTCGCGACCAGCAATATCGCCGTTGTGATGACGCCCGGCCCGGTCAGGATCGGAGTGGCGATGATGACCCAGGCGACATCGGCGTCCTGGTTCTTTGTGAGGCTGAGACTGAAGATGATCTCGATCGCCATAAGCAG
This genomic interval carries:
- a CDS encoding MarC family protein, which codes for MDLNGLIYAATLLFFIFDPFASIPIFICMTKDLDDNQKTTSANRAVLVAALLFAIFAILGTNLLAVFSVTLDGFRIAGGIVLLLMAIEIIFSLSLTKNQDADVAWVIIATPILTGPGVITTAILLVARFDLLTTLIAGVFSLIITWVLLRNAASIIKIIGNQAIEIFSKIIGLLLAAMAVEFIMRGAIDYVHHAAVIIVPIL